AAGTTTGAAATGGAAAAGGCCAACCCGGATGTATATCTGATCGGGGAGGTTTGGTCTGATGCCAAAAACGCGTCACCTTATGCGGCGGGATTCACTTCACTTTTTAATTTTGATAGAGCCTTTAGTATTCTAGAGTCGATCAATACAGGTGAACAAAGAGCAGCTCAGATCGCTGGGCACGGGTATGAGATGAATGGAGAGGCACACATGGCGGACGTGATCAACGAGTCCTTGCCGTGGTTCAAAAAGTACAACCAAGACTTTTTAGAAGCGAGTTTTTTGAGTAATCATGACCAGAACCGTGTCGGGTCAGTCTTGGGAGGGGATGAGAGCAAAATCAAGCTGTCAGCAGCGATTCTGATGACTTTGCCAGGTACTCCTTATATCTACTATGGGGAGGAGATCGGTATGTTAGGGATGAAACCTGATGAGAACATTAGAGAGCCTATGCTGTGGGACGTACAGGCCAAGGATAAGTATCGTACCACTTGGATGACACCAAGGTACACGACCGACTCGACTGTCGTACCAGTAGCAGTTCAGCAGCAGAATCCGAGTTCGGTCTACTCGGTGTACAAGGAGTTGATTGCACTGAAAGAAACAGATTTGTTTTCACGAGGGGACATTGCCAAAATTGATGTGGACAATAAGGCCATTTTGGCTTTCGAACGAAAGTATATGGAGGAAAAAGCACTGGTCTTTCATAATCTCTCGGATCGGTCGGTCACGATAGGTGTAGATTCAGCAGGGTATACCGAGTCGTTCTACAACGGAACTGTAGAACTCAGCAACGAAGAAATTTTCTTAGGATCTAGAGCGAGCCTTGTGCTTACCCGTTAGAAATAGAATTGAGTAATAGTCTAAGTTTTGAGGCCGCTTGTAGTAAGTGGCCTTTTTTTATGGGTTGAGCATTAGGTAGCATTCAGAGTGGTTTGGATGAAATCAGAGATCTCTTTTCCTCGTTTATAAACCATCAAGTGATCGCCCGAATGAATCAATTTGTGCGGAGGACTTTCTGATTGGAGAGGGAAGGTCAAATCTTTGTCTCCATGAATCTGAACAATGGGTGTGGATTCGTTTTCTACACCTTTCCAGTTGGCAATCTCATGGAAGGACCACTGAATGTAAGAGGTGGATATTTTGGCAATCGAATTTTTGAAAATGGATTTTAAGGAAGAAGACGAGTACCCTTGCGAGGCACTCCAAAGTGGGAAGCTATAAAGAAGATTGTTTTTCGTTATCAATTTATAAAGTTTCAATTTTGAAATGATACGCATATACATCGGGATTTCTTTTGGCTTTTTGACGCTTGAAATCAGGATGATCAACTTTATGTTGTGCAAACAGGAGATCTCTTGAGCTAGTATCCCTCCAAATGAATGCCCAATTAGTATGATATCTGAATCCTCTTTGTGTAGAATACTCGATAGCCTTTTGGCATAGGCTTGGATCGATTCCTCTTGTAAGGGTTCTATCCAGTGGATGAATAGGAGGGGGCGGCAGCCTAAATTGAGGTTGTCAAATATTTGAGCATCTAGCCCTAATCCTGGTATACAGTATATTTTAGTATTCATAGAGCGGCAGGTTGGAGGCGAATATCATTTACACCAAACTCAACTTGACGATGAATGTGGTGCCCTGTCCCGGCTGAGATTGACACTCAAGCTCTCCGCCGAGTAGACCGATGTATTTGTTGACGATGGAGAGGCCTAGACCCGTTGATCGTTCACCAGCCGTTGCTTTGGCTGTGAGTACTTGGAACTTCTTGAACATGTTGCGTTGATCTTCGTCAGACATGCCTGGACCTTGGTCAGAGATATTGACTATGGCGATGTGGTTTTGGCCGGTTAATGTGACGAAGACTTTTTTGCCATGTGGCGAAAATTTGATCCCGTTTGATATCAGGTTTTCAAACACATGAAAGAGGTATTGTTCGTCACCGAGTACGTGTACCTGGGGTTGGATTTCGGTGATCAGCTCGATCTCTTTGGCAGAAGCCTGTGTGAGGTAGTTTTCGACCACTCGATTGAGAATGGTACTGAGTTCAATTTTTTCGAATTGTTCGGAGGTCTTGGACTCGATCTTTTCGATATCAAGGATACGAGTCACCATCTTGTTGAGTCGACTGGATTCGGTAGCGATGTGAGTGATCATCCGGGACTGCTCTTCGTTGAGAGTGTCGGCATCCATTTTGAGTATGTTTGCAAGCGCAGTGATGTTGTTGATAGGTGCCCTCAGGTCGTGTGAGAGGATGTGGATGAAATTATTCTTTTCTTCATCGTGACTGACGAGCTCTTCGTTTCTACGTGACAATAGTACGTTTTGCTGTTCGATCATCTGGCGGTGCTTTGTTAGGATTTCATTGGCTTTGGATTTGACACGGTTGCTGTTGTAGAGGAAGTATGCGATGGTTAGGATGAGGATGATGGAGATGAGCAAGATGTTTTGGATGTGATCTTGGTTTTGCGCTTCTTTTTCACGCTGATAGAGCTCTTCGTTGATGAGGCTTTTTTCTTTTTGCAGCAAAATAATTTCTTCGTTTCCTCCTTCTGCGATGTGACTGATGAGTTGGTTGACATCATAGCCCAAGTATTTCTGTATCCCTTTTGTTTTGAGTAGTTCAAACTCTTGGCTAGTGAGGTATTCATTGAACGGGATGTACCAGTCACTGCTTTTGTTGAATATGAGGCAATAGCCGAATCCCTTTTTGGAGAGGAGATTCTGGCGTTTGATGGGACGGTTTTTGTTGAGAGCTAAAATGTAGTTGGGCAAGTCTACATATCCGAATTGCATGGGGTTAGCTGCGATACTTTTGATGATGTCGTTGCTTGATCGAATATAGTTTGTTTCGAAATTCACACGATAGAGTTGCTTGAGTTTCTGGAGATAGAGGTCGTAGGTCGTGCCTTTGACTGTGACAGCAGTGTACTGATCAAAAGTCTGGGAGAACTCCCGCAAAGATTCTATGGTCGGAGCGTCTTGATGAGTGATGAGTACTTGAATGTCTGGGAAGAAGGGTTTGGAGAAGGTGACTTCTACTTCCCGCTCTGGGATTTTGGATATAATGTCCAATCCTACGACATTGGACGCTGCACTATCCCGTACATACTCGTAGATGTCCCTGAAGGCCTGTCTACGTGTCCAATTGAGTTGAAGATCATACCCGTAGGTATTGAGAAGGTAATACTTGAAGCCCATGAGCATCTCGTACTCTAGGCCTTTGAGTGTGCCATTGTCCGAGATCGTGATGAAAGATTCCGTATTGCGATAAAATACGTGGAGCTCACCCTTTCCTTTCTCTTGAAATTGTCCCCAAGACAAGTTTGATCCAAGAGACGAAAATGATATAAAAAACAGGGCGATAATGACCCAAATGATAGTTGTACTTTTTATCACGGCCTAAAGATAGAAATTAAGTAAAAACCTATACTAGTATTGCAAAGAATATTGGCTTAGAAATTTTTATGTCACTTTTGTCTTTCTTTGGATTGGTTTTTTAATCTTTTTGATAATTTAGAGATTATCTTCATATTTTTGTACTTTTAAAGGAAAGTGGGTCTTTCTATACGTCTGGGATGAATCAATTATCAAAGGATATGCTGGGGGCATTTGACGAGTGGAAGGAAGAACAACGGAAAACAATAGAAATGATTGATCAGACAAAAACAGGTACCAAGTCCAGTGAAGAGGTCAAGAGTGTGAGTAGTTTTGATTTGTATAATAAGATATACAATGAAAACGTACTGTTGATGTACAAAGGGGCGATCACTTTTGATTTGGTTACGTCGGTCATTGAGACATTGGATCGAAAAGTCGCCCAGGTAGAATCAGACAAGAAGGTACAAAAGGCGTTTTACAGCGCGGCAGTAGAAGTGGTGCACAATCTTTATCATCACATGGATGAGATCAAAGGGCAGTTCGAGGATATATCTGACTATGATGCCAAGTCTGGTTTGATCACTGTACTAGCCAAGGAGAAGTACTACAACATCTTGACAGGCAATTTCATCCCAACCAAAAATACCTACGATCTCAAGTCAAAAATCGATGAGGTCAACACTACAGACAAAGATGGTCTGAGAGCTTTGTATAAAGAGACATTGAGCAATGGGCAGTTTTCGGACAAAGGGACAGCTGGTCTAGGTTTGATCCAATTGGCTCGTAAGACTGGCGAAAAGCTCAACTATAAGTTTGACAAAGTGAACAGCGAGTATTCGTATTTCACGTTTCAGGTCAAAATCAATCGCGTCTAAATTCCTATTTGCATACTATTTGGTGTCGTAGGTGACTCTTCTCTACGAAACAGATTTCTATATTGGTCATAGTCGGAGCTATGATCGTGCTCGCTGTCTGTTAGTTAAATTCTACATTTTTTAGTTCCCCATCTACGAAGCAGGCACAACGCATGGATTGTCTAAGTACACCTGGTTTGAGCATGGACTTGTTGAGGAGCATGCGTACACATTCTTGGATTCCTTCGATGATAGAAGGGTGAGGGTGAATCAGCTCGGCAAGCTCTTCGATTCCTTTGCCCATGGAGATGAGTAGCGCCACAGCTTCTATTGAACTGGAAGCATGTTCTCCAATTACGCGCATGCCGAGGATGCGCATTTCTTCATCATTGGATACGATGATTTTGATAAAACCTGTCGTGTTGCGCATGGCTATGGCACGGGAGATACAGCTGTAGTCCAGACAGACTACTTTGTATGAGATGCCCATATCCCTAGCCTTTACTTCGTTGAGCCCGACACCTGCGACTTCTGGCGCGAGAAACATGATCGTGGATATGTTTTCGTATAGGAGTGGTTTGACGGGGTTTCCAAACATTTTTTCTACCGCATACCGGCCTTCTAGTTCGCCGACATTGACCAAGGCTATATCTGCTGTGATGTCGCCTATCGCAAAGATGTTGGGAATGGAGGTTTGTGTGAGGTCGTCGATGATTCCTCGATGGTCTATGTCGACTTTGACTTGAGCTGAGATTAAGTTTTCGTAGTTGGGTACGCGACCGACCGATACCAAAGCCTTTTCAACATGAAACACCTCTTTGGAACCATTGTCATACTCAAGGGTGTAGACTACCAGTCCATTTTCAACCTTCATTTCGACGAGCTGGGAGTTGCGATGGACCAATACGCCTTTGCTTTCTAAGTTTTTTTCGATGATCTGAACGACATCTTCATCTTCGAAGGGTAAGATTCGCTGTCCTTTGTCTATGATGTGTACTCTTGTCTGTCCAAAATTGGAGAAGATCGTCGCAAATTCACAGCCGATGACCCCTGCCCCGACAATTACCATGCTTTTGGGGAATTCTTTGAGGTTTTCTATACCGTCACTTGTGAGTATGGTTTCTTCATCGATGGGAATATGATCTAGTTTTCGGGGACGACTACCTGTAGCGAGGATGATGTTGTCCGCTTCGATTTCTATGTCTTCACCGTCCACTGTATGGACCGACACTATTCGGTCTTTTACCACTTTTCCTAGCCCTCGTACAAAATGAAAGTAATCACCTTGACTGTTGAGGTTGAGGTTGTGCATATGGTGCTCTAGGAGCTCTCGTCGTGTGCTTACTGCCTTGTCTACTTCCGATTTGAGCGTTTGGTAGTCGTGCTGTGGGGTCGGTAGGTGTGTGGATTCACAGAGCATACGTAGTGCGTAAGCCTCTCGGGATAGCTCCCACCAAGTTTTGCTGGATAGGGCTCCATTGTGGATGCCGGCGCCACCTATTCTTTCTTTTTCGATCAGCAGTACTTTCTTTCTAAAATCAACTGCACGCATGGCTGCAGCGTATCCTGCGGGTCCTCCTCCTATGATACAGACGTCGTATTTCTCCATCGGATTTCATGTTTATATGTATAGGTCGATAGCTGATCGATGATCTAATATTACAGATTTATTCCCAATTAAAGGAATAAACACCACCGAATTGATTCCTGAATCAACAGTGTATCCTTTTAGTTATAATGCGTATCATTGTAGTACTATAAAACACTGTTAGACGACTATGCTCACACGTAATATTGCGGCACTTATTTTTACCTTAGCCTCTTTTGCCCTTCTCTTTCCAGGTCTGACCAACCCTATATTGGAAATCACTGTTTCTGCCGATTTGCCAATCATTGGCAAAACCACCTTTTACGAACAGACGCAGAGTATCCTCGAGACTGTGAAAAACTTGTGGGCTCACAATAACGAATTTGTCGCCGTACTCATTTTTCTGTTTAGTGTGATAGTACCTGTGACCAAAGGTGTTATTCTATTGGTTGTGTTGCTGGTTAGGGATTTTGGACTGAAGCTTCGCATGTTTCGTGTGGTACAACTGATTGGCAAATGGTCGATGGCGGATGTTTTTGTTGTGGGGGTTTTTATGTCCTTTCTATCCTCTCAGTCCAACAGTTCGGTCGAAGCGCAGTTGCACAGTGGGTTCTACTACTTTGCGGGTTACTGCTTGATTTCGATGGTGGGGATTCAGGTCGCGAAGTTGCCGTTGAGCAAAGAGGGAGTAAGCTGAATGAAGGCTAGTTTGTGGATTGGGACTATGGTCACGAATTAGACCCGAAAGGATTAGTAGATGATCGGGGAAGTGTTAATTTTGTTGTGGCTGTTGGGATGAGGCAAAGACCTGTCCAAAAGGAAGAAAATGAACCTCATGAGAAGCCAAAGAATTACAATCAAACGGGCAATTACGTAGTTCTGTTATCAATAAAAACATGGAATGCGTTAATATCTTCAATGAAAGTTTGATATTGTTGAAATTGTTGACACTTTTGGATTTTAATTATACGTAGAGTGAAAAAGCTAAAGCTGAAGACTGATTTTCTTTATGACTTTCACTTGATAGGTATGATTTCTAAATCCAAAGAGTACACCGTCTCATGGGCCATCAACCAAGCTTTGGGGATCGGTTTGAAAAAGGAAGAGGATTTAGAGATAGAAATGAAAGGACAGGGAGTCATTCGTATATCAAACTGTCGGTTTGAGAATGACTTGATGCGTTTTTCATTGCTATCCAACACGCTGATTACAGGACAAACGGCTACCCAAAAACTACTTGTTCCGTCATTAGGAAGCTTTGATTATTTATTGAAGATTGAAGAGTTCGAAGAAGATTCGGATTTGGATACTATCTACAGTCAGCTGAGGGGTGTCGACACTTTAGATTCCTTGGTCAAACTGGACGTAAACAAGATTAAAGAAAAGGAGAGTTTTTTATTTTAACTAAATAGTATTTGATGCAATCAAAAAGGGCAAAAATCATCGCGACTTTAGGGCCGGCGAGTGAAGACAAGGAAACGATCAAAAAGCTGATAGAAGCTGGTGCAGACGTTTTTAGATTAAACTTCTCTCATGGTACGCATGAGGATCACTTAGTGAGAATCAACACCATCAATGAAGTCAATGAAGAGTTAGGTACCAATGTTTGTAAGCTCCAAGATTTACAGGGGCCGAAGATTAGAATTGGTGAAATGGAAAATGGCGGGGCGGAAATCGTGCCTGGTCAGACGCTGACGATCATTACCGAAGATATCTTGGGTACCAGCGAAAAGGTAAGTACAACGTACAAACCACTAGCAACGGACGTGTCAGTTGGTGATTTTATTTTGATTGATGATGGTAACCTACAGGTGGAAGTTATGTCTACCAATGGTACTGAGGTCACTACCAAAGTAGTCCACGGTGGCATCCTCAAATCTAGAAAAGGAATTAATCTCCCAGATACGGCGATCTCTTCGCCTTCTTTGACAGAGAAGGACAGAGAAGATTTGGAATTCGGTCTGGAGCATGATGTGGATTGGGTGGCTCTGTCGTTTGTGCGCAACGCAAAAGATATCGAAGAGCTGCGTGAGATCATTACGAGCAAAGGAAAGAAAACCAAGATCATCGCGAAAATCGAAAAGCCAGAGGCTGTAGCAGATATCGATGAAATCATCGAAGCGACTGATGCGATCATGGTAGCTAGAGGGGATCTCGGAGTGGAAGTGCAGATGGAAGATGTGCCTCCTATTCAAAAGAGTATCGTCAAAAAATGTAACAACCTAGGTAAACCTGTCATCGTGGCTACTCAGATGCTAGAAAGTATGACAGAAAACCCTCGTCCTACTAGAGCGGAAGCCAATGACGTGGCAAACTCTATTTTTGATGGAGCGGATACCGTGATGTTGTCTGCAGAGTCAGCGTCGGGCAAGTTTCCAGTAGAGTCTGTGCGTAGCATGGCCAAGTGTATTTCAGCGATTGAGAAAGCTTCTGATGCGGTATTTAACAAGCCTTGGGAAGAATCAGGTAGAACGGATCTTGGAGCGAGTAGTCTACTGGTGAGTTCTGCATGTAGACTCAGTAGAGCTGTAGGTGCCAAAGCGATTATCGGGATGACTAAGTCAGGGTATACCGGATTGAGCTTGGCTAAAAACAGACCAGAGGCTGATATATTTATCTTCACTGATGACAAGAGAGTTTTGCATTCGTTGAATTTGGTATGGGGGATCAAAGTGTTTTACTATGATGCACAAAAGCCAATTGATGAGACATTCGATGACTTGGTAGCTATTTTGAAAGAGAAAGGATATTTGGAGACAGGAGATACTTACGTGACTACTGCTGCTATGCCTCTTCACTGGCAGTCCAAAACAAATATGATGAAAGTCGATGTGGTAAAATAATTTACCACTTTTGATAGATTGCGATAGCCAAATTTTATAGTTTTAAGCCGTTTTATTTCATTCCAAATAACCCCGGCTTGATGCGACTTATAAAGTTTGGCTTTCTTTTTTTTCTCCCGTTATTTTTCTCGCTTGGTGCCCTCCGTGCACAAGACAATCAAGCTACCTACGAAAAGGCTAAGGACTATTTTGACCAAGGAGAGTACACCTTTGCGATGGAATATTTTCGTCAATTGACTGTTGGCAAACCATCCCATCCTTACAAGGACTATGCGGCGTTTTACTACGGGCTCTCTGCCTACAAATCTGGAGATCTCAATACGGCCAAATCCATGTGGCTACAGATGACCATGAAAAACAAAGGTTGGAACAACATGCCTGATGTGTATTACTGGTTAGCCGAGGTGTATTTCGCTGAGTCAGATTTGGACAATGGTTGTCTCTATGCGGTTCAATCTGGTTTGACAGTATCTGATGAGCTGATGCAAGCTCAGCTGTACAAGGTGGACTCGGTAGCTGAATTGGAGAAACTGCATTACGAGTTTCCAGACAATAGGATCATTGGATTGATTCTAGCCAAGAAGATAGTATCCTTGCCATTATCAGCTCGCAACGTTGTTTTGCTGGAGAATGTGATTGATACATTTGAATTTGACAGAGAAGCACTCGGGTTAGTGGACGTGAATGAGAGTGAGCTCAAAGATACTTACAAAGTAGCGGTTTTGTTACCGTTCATGTTTGACGGGTTGAATGATCCGAGACGTACGGTACGCAACCGTTTTATCATGGATCTGTATCAAGGGATAGAGGAAGCTGTCAAGGATCTCAACAAGAAAGAACAAAAAATTGAATTATTGGCCTATGATACTCGACGCGATTCGAGTACGACAGCTCAGCTCTTGGCCTTGCCCGAAATGAGAGGGATGGACATGATCATTGGTCCGTTGTTTCCTGTGCCGAGTAAATTGGTGGCAGATTTTAGTTTCCAATACCGGATCAATATGATCAACCCCTTGTCAACTACTTCGGATGTGGTAGGCAACAACCCCTTTTCCTTTCTATTCAAGTCTACAGTAGAAACTCAGGCCTTGGCCGCAGCGCAGTTGGCGATAGATAGTATTTCCAATCGTAGTGCGATGATTTTTTATGAGGACAATCAGAAGGACTCACTCAGTGCCTACACGTATGCTCAGCGAATCATGGAGGAGGGGTTTGAAGTTGTCTTGCTAGAGGCAGTGACAGATACCACTGTGCGATCGTCATATGATTTACTGACCGAAAAATTCGAAGTAGAATACACCAAACAAGAGGCAGATTCGATTCGCAGAGAGGACGATACACGTATCATCAAAGAAAAGCGATCCATTAAAGAAAAAGATGTACAGGTCTACTACGAGGAATTTTTTAGGATAGCGCCGGATAGTATCGGGCACCTTTATGTGGCTTCTTCCAAAACGCTGTTTGCATCCAAT
The DNA window shown above is from Reichenbachiella sp. 5M10 and carries:
- a CDS encoding alpha-amylase family glycosyl hydrolase, yielding MNCLFKLNISLLALFFLFSCQEKKEVKTEEAMTKGESYDNAVFYEIFVQSFADSNGDGIGDIPGMTAKLDYLVDLGVNAIWLMPMSPSPSYHKYDVTDYVGIHPDYGTMEDFKTFIEEAHARDIRVVMDFVINHSSAEHPWFLDSKTGKGAQYRDYYVWADKDSIAEQIAKKETSFDSDNIRQWHPVTEEDTVSEHYYGFFYGGMPDFNYDNPAVREEFYQAGRFWLDEIGVDGFRLDAAKHIYPDDRATDSHAFWKEFKFEMEKANPDVYLIGEVWSDAKNASPYAAGFTSLFNFDRAFSILESINTGEQRAAQIAGHGYEMNGEAHMADVINESLPWFKKYNQDFLEASFLSNHDQNRVGSVLGGDESKIKLSAAILMTLPGTPYIYYGEEIGMLGMKPDENIREPMLWDVQAKDKYRTTWMTPRYTTDSTVVPVAVQQQNPSSVYSVYKELIALKETDLFSRGDIAKIDVDNKAILAFERKYMEEKALVFHNLSDRSVTIGVDSAGYTESFYNGTVELSNEEIFLGSRASLVLTR
- a CDS encoding alpha/beta hydrolase, producing the protein MNTKIYCIPGLGLDAQIFDNLNLGCRPLLFIHWIEPLQEESIQAYAKRLSSILHKEDSDIILIGHSFGGILAQEISCLHNIKLIILISSVKKPKEIPMYMRIISKLKLYKLITKNNLLYSFPLWSASQGYSSSSLKSIFKNSIAKISTSYIQWSFHEIANWKGVENESTPIVQIHGDKDLTFPLQSESPPHKLIHSGDHLMVYKRGKEISDFIQTTLNAT
- a CDS encoding ATP-binding protein encodes the protein MIKSTTIIWVIIALFFISFSSLGSNLSWGQFQEKGKGELHVFYRNTESFITISDNGTLKGLEYEMLMGFKYYLLNTYGYDLQLNWTRRQAFRDIYEYVRDSAASNVVGLDIISKIPEREVEVTFSKPFFPDIQVLITHQDAPTIESLREFSQTFDQYTAVTVKGTTYDLYLQKLKQLYRVNFETNYIRSSNDIIKSIAANPMQFGYVDLPNYILALNKNRPIKRQNLLSKKGFGYCLIFNKSSDWYIPFNEYLTSQEFELLKTKGIQKYLGYDVNQLISHIAEGGNEEIILLQKEKSLINEELYQREKEAQNQDHIQNILLISIILILTIAYFLYNSNRVKSKANEILTKHRQMIEQQNVLLSRRNEELVSHDEEKNNFIHILSHDLRAPINNITALANILKMDADTLNEEQSRMITHIATESSRLNKMVTRILDIEKIESKTSEQFEKIELSTILNRVVENYLTQASAKEIELITEIQPQVHVLGDEQYLFHVFENLISNGIKFSPHGKKVFVTLTGQNHIAIVNISDQGPGMSDEDQRNMFKKFQVLTAKATAGERSTGLGLSIVNKYIGLLGGELECQSQPGQGTTFIVKLSLV
- a CDS encoding SiaB family protein kinase; the encoded protein is MNQLSKDMLGAFDEWKEEQRKTIEMIDQTKTGTKSSEEVKSVSSFDLYNKIYNENVLLMYKGAITFDLVTSVIETLDRKVAQVESDKKVQKAFYSAAVEVVHNLYHHMDEIKGQFEDISDYDAKSGLITVLAKEKYYNILTGNFIPTKNTYDLKSKIDEVNTTDKDGLRALYKETLSNGQFSDKGTAGLGLIQLARKTGEKLNYKFDKVNSEYSYFTFQVKINRV
- a CDS encoding NAD(P)/FAD-dependent oxidoreductase — its product is MEKYDVCIIGGGPAGYAAAMRAVDFRKKVLLIEKERIGGAGIHNGALSSKTWWELSREAYALRMLCESTHLPTPQHDYQTLKSEVDKAVSTRRELLEHHMHNLNLNSQGDYFHFVRGLGKVVKDRIVSVHTVDGEDIEIEADNIILATGSRPRKLDHIPIDEETILTSDGIENLKEFPKSMVIVGAGVIGCEFATIFSNFGQTRVHIIDKGQRILPFEDEDVVQIIEKNLESKGVLVHRNSQLVEMKVENGLVVYTLEYDNGSKEVFHVEKALVSVGRVPNYENLISAQVKVDIDHRGIIDDLTQTSIPNIFAIGDITADIALVNVGELEGRYAVEKMFGNPVKPLLYENISTIMFLAPEVAGVGLNEVKARDMGISYKVVCLDYSCISRAIAMRNTTGFIKIIVSNDEEMRILGMRVIGEHASSSIEAVALLISMGKGIEELAELIHPHPSIIEGIQECVRMLLNKSMLKPGVLRQSMRCACFVDGELKNVEFN
- a CDS encoding paraquat-inducible protein A: MLTRNIAALIFTLASFALLFPGLTNPILEITVSADLPIIGKTTFYEQTQSILETVKNLWAHNNEFVAVLIFLFSVIVPVTKGVILLVVLLVRDFGLKLRMFRVVQLIGKWSMADVFVVGVFMSFLSSQSNSSVEAQLHSGFYYFAGYCLISMVGIQVAKLPLSKEGVS
- a CDS encoding IPExxxVDY family protein, whose product is MKKLKLKTDFLYDFHLIGMISKSKEYTVSWAINQALGIGLKKEEDLEIEMKGQGVIRISNCRFENDLMRFSLLSNTLITGQTATQKLLVPSLGSFDYLLKIEEFEEDSDLDTIYSQLRGVDTLDSLVKLDVNKIKEKESFLF
- the pyk gene encoding pyruvate kinase, which encodes MQSKRAKIIATLGPASEDKETIKKLIEAGADVFRLNFSHGTHEDHLVRINTINEVNEELGTNVCKLQDLQGPKIRIGEMENGGAEIVPGQTLTIITEDILGTSEKVSTTYKPLATDVSVGDFILIDDGNLQVEVMSTNGTEVTTKVVHGGILKSRKGINLPDTAISSPSLTEKDREDLEFGLEHDVDWVALSFVRNAKDIEELREIITSKGKKTKIIAKIEKPEAVADIDEIIEATDAIMVARGDLGVEVQMEDVPPIQKSIVKKCNNLGKPVIVATQMLESMTENPRPTRAEANDVANSIFDGADTVMLSAESASGKFPVESVRSMAKCISAIEKASDAVFNKPWEESGRTDLGASSLLVSSACRLSRAVGAKAIIGMTKSGYTGLSLAKNRPEADIFIFTDDKRVLHSLNLVWGIKVFYYDAQKPIDETFDDLVAILKEKGYLETGDTYVTTAAMPLHWQSKTNMMKVDVVK
- a CDS encoding ABC transporter substrate-binding protein, which translates into the protein MRLIKFGFLFFLPLFFSLGALRAQDNQATYEKAKDYFDQGEYTFAMEYFRQLTVGKPSHPYKDYAAFYYGLSAYKSGDLNTAKSMWLQMTMKNKGWNNMPDVYYWLAEVYFAESDLDNGCLYAVQSGLTVSDELMQAQLYKVDSVAELEKLHYEFPDNRIIGLILAKKIVSLPLSARNVVLLENVIDTFEFDREALGLVDVNESELKDTYKVAVLLPFMFDGLNDPRRTVRNRFIMDLYQGIEEAVKDLNKKEQKIELLAYDTRRDSSTTAQLLALPEMRGMDMIIGPLFPVPSKLVADFSFQYRINMINPLSTTSDVVGNNPFSFLFKSTVETQALAAAQLAIDSISNRSAMIFYEDNQKDSLSAYTYAQRIMEEGFEVVLLEAVTDTTVRSSYDLLTEKFEVEYTKQEADSIRREDDTRIIKEKRSIKEKDVQVYYEEFFRIAPDSIGHLYVASSKTLFASNYISAVEIRADSTKIIGRGEWRDSETLTFEEMERLGVYFVDPMYLDDDKYSYKAFRDRYTKKYRKLPAENALVAYDMMMSVGYLMVKYGNHFQTGTLDEGMVKGKIYNGLEYAGYNSNQRVPITRFDGAQLRIINSGDGKREE